In the genome of Limnobaculum zhutongyuii, one region contains:
- a CDS encoding sugar-binding transcriptional regulator, producing MEKQTVPHDNELLTEIAVAYYQDEMTQEEIAHKFGISRIKVGRLLKRAKSEGIVEITVRYHPVFSTRLEQQLIEHFGLKRALIALDHQDEDEQRRQVASLVSNYLATNLKDNTVLAVGQGRNIAAVADHVSMVPERSCKFICGIGGTHRPGDAINADHISRRLAKKFGGTSETLYAPAYVENRALKEAFMQNGTIKETLDRARKADIALVGIGDMNENSYMVKLGWFTPQEIVDASLHQGVTGEIAGYDFFNAQGLPANTVMNDRVIGLSTEELRQMPCVIAIASESTKALAILGALRTGAIDIIATSASNARTILNMLQQQ from the coding sequence ATGGAAAAACAAACTGTTCCTCATGATAATGAACTGCTGACAGAAATTGCCGTTGCTTATTATCAGGATGAAATGACCCAGGAAGAGATTGCTCATAAGTTCGGTATATCGAGAATCAAGGTTGGTCGTTTACTTAAACGGGCTAAATCTGAAGGCATTGTTGAGATTACTGTGCGCTATCACCCGGTGTTCAGTACCCGATTAGAACAACAACTGATTGAACATTTTGGCCTGAAACGAGCCCTCATCGCCCTGGACCATCAGGATGAAGATGAACAACGGCGTCAGGTTGCCTCTCTGGTTTCTAACTATCTGGCAACTAACTTAAAGGACAATACCGTCCTCGCCGTTGGTCAGGGGCGCAATATTGCTGCCGTAGCCGATCATGTCAGTATGGTGCCGGAACGAAGCTGTAAGTTTATTTGTGGGATTGGCGGCACCCATCGCCCCGGAGACGCGATTAACGCCGACCATATCAGCCGACGTCTGGCGAAAAAATTCGGAGGAACCAGTGAAACTCTTTATGCCCCTGCTTATGTAGAAAACCGTGCATTAAAAGAAGCATTTATGCAAAATGGCACCATTAAAGAAACGCTGGACCGTGCCCGTAAAGCCGATATCGCACTCGTTGGTATTGGTGATATGAATGAAAATAGCTATATGGTGAAGCTGGGTTGGTTTACCCCACAAGAAATCGTTGACGCCAGCTTACATCAGGGTGTTACGGGAGAAATTGCCGGATATGATTTCTTTAATGCTCAAGGGCTACCAGCAAACACTGTAATGAACGATCGCGTTATTGGCCTTAGCACGGAAGAACTACGCCAAATGCCTTGTGTTATCGCCATCGCCTCAGAAAGCACGAAGGCGCTGGCTATTTTAGGTGCTCTGCGTACCGGTGCCATTGATATTATTGCCACTAGCGCTTCCAATGCCCGTACTATTTTGAATATGCTGCAGCAGCAATAA
- the rpiB gene encoding ribose 5-phosphate isomerase B codes for MLPIAIGCDDAAIEMKNQLVEFLKQKGIAVIDYSCDQHPEPTVYPDIAVDVAQAIKAGKHERGILICGTGIGMSITANKVPGIRAAQCHDAYSAQRARKSNNAQIISLGARVIGLELAKNIVENWLDSEFDGKSSGPKVDKISYYEQKMQQN; via the coding sequence ATGTTACCGATTGCTATCGGCTGTGATGATGCTGCCATCGAGATGAAAAACCAACTTGTTGAGTTTTTAAAACAAAAAGGCATTGCCGTTATTGATTACAGCTGCGATCAGCATCCTGAACCCACGGTATACCCGGATATTGCCGTAGACGTTGCTCAAGCGATTAAAGCCGGCAAACATGAGCGTGGAATATTAATCTGCGGAACCGGGATTGGCATGAGTATCACAGCGAATAAAGTTCCGGGTATTCGCGCCGCTCAGTGTCATGATGCTTATTCAGCACAGCGCGCCAGAAAAAGTAATAATGCACAAATCATCTCTTTGGGTGCTCGCGTCATTGGCCTTGAGCTTGCCAAAAATATTGTTGAAAACTGGCTGGACTCTGAGTTCGACGGAAAAAGTTCAGGACCTAAAGTTGATAAAATCAGCTATTACGAACAAAAAATGCAGCAAAATTAA
- the tal gene encoding transaldolase yields MNQLDALKKVTTVVADSGDLESIRRFSPIDATTNPSLILKASELPQYEYLIEAAINDAKKQGGSKDIQLINTSDRLAVYIGAEIVKSIPGRISTEVDARLSFDRGLCVAKARKLISLYEKAGIDKSRILIKLAATWEGIRAAEELESEGINCNLTLLFSFAQARACAEAGVYLISPFVGRIYDWYQAKQPTADYQADNDPGVISVRNIYHYYKQHRYPTVIMGASFRRTEQVLALAGCDRLTISPGLLEQLQENNQPVELKLSPTNDVLNRPSLMTEAEFRWQHTLDPMAVDKLAEGLRQFAADQEKLETMLAARL; encoded by the coding sequence ATGAACCAACTCGATGCACTAAAGAAAGTCACAACGGTTGTCGCAGACAGTGGCGATCTCGAATCTATCCGCCGTTTTTCTCCAATTGATGCCACCACCAACCCCTCTTTGATTCTTAAAGCCTCAGAGCTACCACAATACGAATATCTGATCGAGGCAGCCATTAACGATGCAAAAAAACAAGGCGGCAGCAAAGATATCCAATTGATTAATACCAGCGATCGGCTTGCCGTTTATATTGGTGCTGAAATTGTTAAAAGTATTCCCGGTAGAATTTCAACTGAAGTTGATGCCCGTTTATCTTTCGATCGCGGTTTATGCGTTGCTAAAGCGCGCAAACTGATTTCGCTGTATGAAAAAGCAGGCATCGATAAGTCACGCATTTTAATTAAGCTGGCCGCCACCTGGGAAGGGATCCGCGCTGCTGAAGAGCTGGAAAGCGAAGGTATCAACTGTAATCTTACCTTGCTCTTCTCCTTTGCTCAGGCAAGAGCCTGTGCTGAAGCCGGCGTTTATCTGATTTCACCTTTTGTCGGTCGAATTTATGACTGGTATCAGGCAAAACAACCAACGGCAGATTATCAGGCGGATAACGACCCCGGAGTTATCTCCGTCAGGAATATTTATCACTACTACAAGCAGCACCGTTATCCAACAGTAATTATGGGAGCCAGCTTCCGCCGCACGGAACAAGTTCTGGCATTAGCGGGTTGCGACCGATTAACCATTTCTCCGGGCCTGTTAGAACAGCTACAAGAAAATAATCAGCCCGTAGAGCTTAAGCTCTCCCCCACCAATGATGTATTAAATCGCCCAAGCTTAATGACTGAAGCTGAATTTCGTTGGCAGCACACGCTGGACCCAATGGCAGTAGATAAACTGGCTGAAGGCTTGCGCCAGTTTGCAGCAGATCAGGAGAAATTGGAAACCATGCTGGCGGCACGACTTTAA
- the tkt gene encoding transketolase, whose translation MSSHQQLANAIRALSMDAVQKANSGHPGAPMGMADIAEVLWRDFLNHNPTNPNWVNRDRFVLSNGHGSMLIYSLLHLTGYDLSIEDLKQFRQLHSRTPGHPEYGYTLGVETTTGPLGQGICNAVGMAIAERTLAAQFNRPGHDIVDHYTYTFMGDGCMMEGISHEACSLAGTLKLGKLIAFYDDNGISIDGHVEDWFTDDTAMRFESYGWQVIRDIDGHDADAIRQAVELARQETNKPSLLICKTVIGFGSPHKAGTHDSHGAPLGEAEVAATRQALGWQHPAFVIPQNIYAQWDAKAIGQAKEQAWQQQFADYASTHPELAAEFKRRVEHKFPANWANESLAYIEQLQANPANIASRKASQNALEAFGKLLPEFLGGSADLAPSNLTMWSGSKSIVDDLAGNYIHYGVREFGMSAIMNGLALHGGFIPYGATFLMFMEYARNAIRMAALMKIRSVFVYTHDSIGLGEDGPTHQPVEQMASLRLTPNMNTWRPCDQVESAIAWKAAIEHLDGPSALIFSRQNLLQQPRTAEQLANVARGGYILKNCVGTPELILIATGSEVGLAVETADTLSAEGRKVRVVSMPCTEVFDRQDAAYRESVLPSGVSARVAVEAGIADFWFKYVGLNGRIIGMRSFGESAPAEQLFAEFGFSVENILKHAYALLK comes from the coding sequence ATGTCCTCTCATCAACAACTAGCGAATGCTATTCGGGCCCTGAGTATGGATGCAGTACAAAAGGCTAATTCCGGTCATCCCGGAGCCCCGATGGGCATGGCTGATATCGCTGAAGTTCTGTGGCGCGATTTCTTAAACCATAACCCAACCAACCCAAACTGGGTCAACCGCGACCGTTTTGTACTGTCTAACGGTCATGGTTCCATGTTGATTTACAGCCTGTTGCATCTCACCGGTTATGATTTGTCCATTGAAGACCTGAAACAGTTCCGTCAGCTACATTCCCGCACGCCGGGCCATCCGGAATATGGGTATACGCTAGGCGTAGAAACCACCACCGGCCCGCTGGGTCAGGGCATTTGTAATGCCGTAGGTATGGCGATTGCCGAGCGTACGCTGGCAGCACAATTTAACCGCCCCGGCCACGATATTGTTGACCACTACACTTATACCTTTATGGGCGATGGCTGCATGATGGAAGGGATTTCTCATGAAGCCTGTTCACTGGCCGGTACCCTGAAGCTGGGTAAACTGATTGCCTTTTATGATGATAATGGTATTTCCATCGATGGTCATGTTGAAGACTGGTTTACCGATGATACAGCGATGCGCTTTGAATCTTACGGCTGGCAGGTTATTCGCGACATTGATGGCCACGATGCGGACGCTATTCGTCAGGCTGTGGAGCTGGCGCGTCAGGAAACCAACAAACCCTCTTTATTAATATGTAAAACGGTCATTGGTTTTGGCTCCCCACATAAAGCCGGTACGCACGATAGCCATGGCGCACCACTGGGTGAAGCGGAAGTTGCGGCAACGCGTCAGGCATTAGGCTGGCAACACCCGGCTTTTGTTATTCCACAAAATATTTATGCGCAATGGGATGCGAAAGCGATCGGTCAGGCCAAAGAACAGGCGTGGCAACAGCAGTTTGCTGATTATGCATCAACCCACCCTGAGTTAGCGGCAGAGTTTAAGCGTCGTGTTGAACATAAGTTCCCCGCAAACTGGGCAAATGAATCTCTGGCCTATATCGAACAACTTCAGGCTAATCCTGCCAATATCGCCAGTCGTAAAGCATCGCAGAATGCGCTGGAAGCCTTTGGTAAACTGTTGCCAGAATTTCTCGGCGGCTCTGCCGATCTGGCTCCAAGTAACCTGACTATGTGGTCCGGCTCTAAATCCATTGTTGACGATCTGGCGGGTAACTACATTCACTACGGCGTGCGTGAATTCGGCATGTCGGCCATAATGAATGGTTTGGCTCTGCACGGTGGTTTTATTCCTTACGGGGCAACCTTCCTGATGTTTATGGAGTACGCTCGTAACGCCATCCGTATGGCTGCCTTGATGAAAATCCGCAGTGTGTTTGTTTATACGCACGACTCGATTGGCTTAGGTGAAGATGGCCCGACTCACCAGCCGGTAGAACAAATGGCTAGCCTGCGCTTAACGCCAAATATGAATACCTGGCGTCCATGCGATCAGGTTGAATCAGCTATCGCGTGGAAAGCGGCCATCGAGCATTTGGATGGCCCAAGCGCGCTAATTTTCTCCCGTCAGAATCTGTTACAGCAGCCGCGTACGGCTGAACAACTGGCAAATGTAGCCCGTGGTGGCTATATACTGAAGAACTGCGTCGGCACTCCGGAATTAATTCTGATTGCTACCGGCTCAGAAGTGGGTCTGGCGGTGGAAACGGCAGATACGCTGAGCGCAGAAGGCCGTAAAGTTCGGGTGGTATCGATGCCTTGTACCGAAGTGTTTGACCGTCAGGATGCGGCTTACCGTGAATCCGTGCTGCCATCCGGCGTGAGTGCACGTGTGGCCGTGGAAGCGGGTATTGCGGACTTCTGGTTTAAGTATGTAGGCCTGAATGGGCGCATTATAGGTATGCGCAGCTTTGGTGAGTCGGCACCCGCTGAACAGCTGTTTGCCGAGTTTGGCTTTAGCGTTGAGAACATACTGAAGCATGCGTATGCCCTACTGAAATAA
- a CDS encoding amidohydrolase family protein yields MKTIHEKLGLETKSEGITLIDAHHHLWNLDLHHYPWLKNYDPNTFLGDYRSLIRNYLLEDYAKDSAGHRILATVHCEADHDYNHEVSETRWVHEQAERTGFPNAVVAHVWFHHDNCEEILTQHKQFPLLRGIRSKPVTASCSEQAETVKGAAGSMQDEKWLTGFALLEKYQLSWDLRVPFWHLEEAAQVARAFPNTRIVLNHMGFPWDRSEQGLALWRKGMKALAACPNVYVKISELGLRDQPWTVEGNRGVVLETVEMFGIARCMFASNFPVAGLQISYHDLVNNISEILSGFSQQQRDAFFWQNAQSFYRIDLS; encoded by the coding sequence ATGAAAACGATACATGAAAAGTTAGGGTTAGAAACAAAATCAGAAGGTATTACCCTAATCGATGCGCACCACCATTTGTGGAATCTGGATTTGCACCACTATCCATGGTTGAAAAACTATGATCCCAACACGTTTCTTGGTGATTATCGTTCATTGATTCGCAACTATTTACTGGAGGATTACGCAAAGGATAGCGCCGGGCATCGCATACTGGCGACGGTTCATTGTGAAGCTGACCATGATTATAACCATGAGGTTTCTGAAACTCGCTGGGTACATGAACAGGCAGAACGAACAGGATTTCCAAATGCCGTAGTGGCCCATGTTTGGTTTCATCACGATAATTGTGAAGAGATTTTAACGCAGCATAAACAGTTTCCATTATTACGCGGTATTCGGAGTAAACCCGTAACCGCATCCTGCTCTGAGCAAGCGGAAACGGTAAAAGGTGCAGCGGGCAGTATGCAGGATGAGAAATGGTTGACGGGTTTTGCTTTATTGGAAAAATACCAGCTGTCATGGGATTTACGTGTTCCTTTTTGGCATTTAGAGGAAGCTGCGCAAGTGGCCCGGGCTTTTCCGAATACTCGCATTGTGCTTAACCATATGGGATTTCCGTGGGATCGTTCTGAACAAGGGTTAGCATTGTGGCGCAAAGGGATGAAGGCGCTTGCGGCTTGCCCTAATGTTTATGTGAAGATCTCTGAGTTGGGGCTACGCGATCAACCCTGGACAGTGGAAGGGAATCGCGGCGTAGTGTTAGAGACGGTAGAAATGTTTGGTATTGCTCGCTGTATGTTTGCCAGTAATTTCCCTGTAGCCGGGTTACAAATTTCTTATCATGACTTGGTTAATAATATATCGGAAATTTTGTCAGGCTTTAGTCAGCAGCAACGAGATGCCTTTTTCTGGCAAAACGCACAGTCTTTTTACCGTATAGATTTATCCTGA
- a CDS encoding MFS transporter: MTTHYQGIGRRWLLFIPVASIMYMLAFLDRTNLSFILPYIGEDLHLTNSTKGMASGIFFLGYLILQVPAALLAERWSAKKTIFILMILWGLAAIWTGLVQTTNELLVARFVLGVFEGGVQPATLVLLLKWFPQREKARANGFWLLCIPISAILAAPLTGFLLEHFSWRTVLVIEGFPPIIWAIVWYVMVSDSPSKVWWMKPGERQYIVEQIALDEAQKKETLAQDSARYRDVFRNPKVLILIGAWFLYCAGFYGFTMWLPQVIANISNSTPGVVGVLTAIPYIVGLIGMATIAVRTDKRGLSKTSAALPLTIAAIALLIGQFFPSPVIQFIFLCIVAAGLYIHGAFFALPPLILRTDILALSLGLIGGIGNLGGFVGPYIVGWFIDITGTTMAGFAIMAGALFLCGLALASVTPKVKSSQTERQPDAIPEAE; the protein is encoded by the coding sequence ATGACGACTCATTATCAAGGTATTGGACGGCGCTGGTTATTATTTATTCCTGTCGCTAGTATTATGTATATGTTGGCTTTTCTCGATCGAACCAACCTCTCTTTTATCTTGCCCTATATCGGTGAAGACCTGCACTTGACCAACAGTACTAAAGGGATGGCCTCTGGCATTTTTTTTCTGGGATATCTGATATTGCAAGTCCCGGCGGCGTTGCTGGCTGAGCGCTGGAGTGCGAAGAAGACAATTTTTATTTTAATGATTCTGTGGGGATTGGCGGCGATTTGGACAGGATTAGTTCAAACAACCAATGAGTTATTAGTTGCACGTTTTGTGTTGGGTGTATTTGAAGGCGGGGTGCAACCGGCAACCTTAGTTTTGTTACTCAAGTGGTTTCCCCAGCGTGAAAAAGCCAGAGCAAATGGATTCTGGTTATTGTGTATTCCTATCTCTGCGATTTTGGCCGCTCCGTTAACGGGATTCCTACTGGAACACTTTAGCTGGCGAACCGTACTGGTGATTGAAGGTTTTCCTCCTATCATTTGGGCTATTGTTTGGTATGTCATGGTTTCAGATTCACCGAGTAAAGTGTGGTGGATGAAACCCGGTGAGCGTCAATATATTGTTGAACAGATAGCGTTGGATGAAGCCCAGAAAAAAGAGACGTTGGCACAGGATTCTGCTCGCTATCGTGATGTATTCCGTAATCCTAAAGTATTAATTTTAATTGGAGCATGGTTTCTTTATTGTGCCGGATTCTATGGTTTTACCATGTGGCTACCGCAGGTGATTGCCAATATTTCTAACTCGACACCGGGCGTTGTTGGTGTATTAACAGCGATTCCTTATATTGTTGGTTTGATTGGTATGGCAACCATTGCTGTTCGTACCGATAAGCGCGGTTTGAGTAAAACATCCGCTGCTTTACCCCTGACAATTGCCGCGATTGCTTTACTGATTGGGCAGTTTTTTCCATCACCGGTTATTCAGTTCATTTTCTTATGTATCGTGGCGGCCGGTTTATATATTCATGGCGCTTTCTTTGCTTTACCTCCACTTATTTTACGTACCGATATTCTGGCGTTATCGCTGGGATTGATTGGCGGTATTGGTAATTTGGGTGGTTTTGTTGGGCCATATATTGTCGGTTGGTTTATCGATATAACCGGAACGACGATGGCTGGTTTTGCCATTATGGCCGGGGCGTTATTCCTGTGTGGTCTGGCTTTAGCGTCGGTTACGCCAAAAGTGAAAAGCTCACAGACCGAGCGCCAGCCTGACGCTATTCCCGAAGCAGAGTAA
- a CDS encoding aldo/keto reductase, with protein sequence MQTVKLNNGVEMPLSGFGVFQMTDAAECERAVIDAIETGYRLIDTAASYQNETQVGNALKQSGIARDELFITTKLWLQDTHYEGAKAQFERSLNRLQLDYVDLYLIHQPYGDVHGAWRAMEELHQAGKIRAIGVSNFHPDRLADLIAFNRIVPAVNQIEVNPFNQQLHAVPWMQSRDIQPEAWAPFAEGKNGLFQNPVLAAIGKKYGKSVGQVILRWLFQRSIVSLAKSVRKERMAENINVRDFELSNQEILKISAMDTATSAFFSHRDPAMVEWLTGRKLDV encoded by the coding sequence ATGCAAACAGTAAAACTGAATAACGGTGTTGAAATGCCTCTGTCAGGCTTTGGTGTCTTTCAGATGACAGATGCCGCAGAATGCGAACGCGCCGTTATTGATGCCATTGAAACCGGCTATCGCCTAATTGATACCGCGGCTTCCTACCAGAATGAAACTCAGGTAGGCAATGCGCTTAAACAGAGCGGTATTGCACGAGATGAATTGTTTATCACCACCAAATTGTGGTTGCAGGATACCCACTATGAAGGTGCAAAAGCGCAGTTTGAACGCTCTTTGAATCGTTTACAGTTGGATTATGTCGACCTGTATCTGATTCATCAACCCTACGGCGACGTTCATGGCGCATGGCGTGCGATGGAAGAATTGCATCAGGCTGGCAAAATTCGCGCAATTGGTGTCAGTAATTTCCACCCTGACCGTCTGGCTGACTTGATCGCATTTAACAGGATTGTTCCCGCTGTAAACCAGATTGAAGTGAACCCATTTAACCAGCAATTGCATGCGGTACCGTGGATGCAAAGTCGTGATATCCAACCGGAAGCCTGGGCACCCTTTGCTGAGGGGAAGAATGGCCTCTTCCAGAACCCGGTATTAGCCGCTATTGGCAAAAAATATGGTAAGAGTGTGGGGCAGGTTATATTGCGTTGGCTCTTCCAGCGGAGCATTGTGTCACTGGCAAAATCGGTACGCAAAGAACGCATGGCTGAAAATATTAATGTAAGGGACTTCGAACTTAGCAATCAAGAGATTTTAAAAATCAGTGCGATGGATACCGCAACCAGTGCTTTCTTCTCTCATCGTGATCCAGCCATGGTTGAATGGTTAACGGGGCGTAAACTTGATGTTTAA
- a CDS encoding alpha/beta hydrolase: MKTLLKTLAFCIMTSGLIAQSVNAEPLIIQEQGSFSAGGTVITTPGKFEAKNPLDSAGQTYHGDHASVFYQIPPNPHKYPLVMLHGAGQFSRTWERTPDGREGFQNIFLRRGFSTYLVDQPRRGSAGRSTVEGTITPKPDEQMWFNQFRVGVWPDYFAGVQFSHDKDALNQYFRQMTPNTGPFDINVISDAMSAVIDKSGPAILFTHSQGGGPGWYTAMKNSKVKAIIAFEPGSSFVFPENELPAPMPSAFDTLQGEPVPLNQFMALTKIPIVIFYGDNIPDKPTTMPAQDSWRVRLAMAREWRDVVNKYGGDVTVIHLPEMGIKGNTHFPFSDLNNVQIADLVSNFLKDKNLQ; the protein is encoded by the coding sequence TTGAAGACACTTTTAAAAACACTGGCGTTTTGCATAATGACGAGTGGCCTTATAGCCCAGTCGGTTAACGCAGAACCATTGATTATTCAGGAACAGGGAAGCTTTTCTGCCGGTGGAACTGTCATTACCACCCCCGGAAAGTTTGAGGCTAAAAACCCGCTGGATTCCGCCGGTCAGACTTATCATGGCGATCACGCTTCCGTGTTTTATCAAATTCCACCAAATCCTCATAAATATCCATTGGTTATGCTGCACGGTGCCGGGCAATTTTCCCGTACCTGGGAAAGAACGCCGGATGGTCGTGAAGGATTTCAGAACATTTTCCTGCGCCGTGGGTTCTCAACTTATCTGGTGGATCAACCTCGTCGGGGTAGTGCAGGCCGCAGTACGGTTGAAGGAACTATCACACCAAAACCGGATGAGCAGATGTGGTTCAATCAGTTTCGTGTTGGTGTCTGGCCTGACTATTTTGCAGGCGTTCAGTTCTCTCATGATAAAGACGCACTGAATCAGTATTTTCGCCAGATGACTCCAAATACCGGGCCTTTTGATATCAACGTCATATCCGATGCTATGTCGGCGGTTATTGATAAATCAGGCCCGGCTATCCTGTTTACCCATTCTCAGGGCGGTGGCCCGGGTTGGTATACGGCGATGAAAAACAGCAAGGTGAAGGCGATTATTGCCTTTGAGCCCGGCAGCAGCTTTGTCTTCCCGGAAAATGAATTGCCTGCACCAATGCCCAGCGCATTCGATACTCTGCAAGGTGAGCCGGTACCTTTGAATCAATTTATGGCATTAACCAAAATTCCAATTGTGATTTTTTACGGCGATAACATTCCGGATAAACCAACCACCATGCCTGCGCAGGATAGTTGGCGAGTTCGTCTGGCAATGGCTCGTGAATGGCGCGATGTGGTGAATAAATACGGTGGTGATGTTACGGTTATTCATTTACCTGAGATGGGCATTAAAGGTAATACCCATTTTCCGTTCTCCGATCTGAACAATGTCCAGATTGCCGATCTGGTTAGCAATTTTCTGAAAGATAAGAATCTTCAATAG
- a CDS encoding endonuclease V has protein sequence MLLAIDVYYIDNSAKTVGVLFDNWQADSPAEILVAYKHDVAPYQSGEFYIRELPCITELLKQVDLSTLSAIIVDGYVCLDNHGKSGLGDYLYQYIDRQVPVIGVAKKAFNENTKYVAEVFRGKSSKPLYVTAVGLPLERVAEAVGTMHGKHRMPTLLTLMDQQTKIFKLE, from the coding sequence ATGCTTTTGGCTATTGACGTTTATTATATTGATAATTCAGCAAAAACGGTTGGGGTTTTGTTCGATAACTGGCAGGCAGATTCTCCTGCGGAAATCTTAGTGGCTTATAAACATGATGTTGCGCCTTATCAGTCCGGAGAGTTCTATATACGCGAACTTCCCTGTATCACTGAGCTGCTTAAACAGGTCGATTTATCGACATTATCCGCCATTATTGTGGATGGCTATGTCTGTCTGGACAATCACGGAAAATCCGGTCTGGGAGACTATCTGTATCAATATATCGATCGGCAGGTGCCGGTAATTGGTGTGGCAAAGAAAGCATTCAATGAAAATACCAAATATGTCGCGGAGGTTTTTCGTGGCAAAAGCAGTAAGCCTCTGTATGTTACCGCGGTGGGTTTGCCATTAGAGCGCGTGGCGGAAGCGGTTGGCACTATGCACGGCAAGCATCGAATGCCAACGCTACTGACGCTGATGGATCAGCAGACGAAGATCTTTAAGCTGGAGTGA
- the pduL gene encoding phosphate propanoyltransferase → MNEINSPTQPIPQPIVAEQKNQNTPAVPAADSDSPAVLMVPVGISNRHVHLSREDMDTLFGTGSSLTRMKAVKQPGQFAAEETVTLKGPKKALHHVRILGPLRNETQIEISVADSFVLGVDAPIKMSGDLADSCPIEIIGPEGSVSKSGGVIVAWRHIHIPCDMAVQYGLTDGQEVSVQIDGERAGIMQRVVVRATETSALEIHVDVEEANAYGLKNDSLVKIVK, encoded by the coding sequence ATGAATGAGATAAATTCACCAACCCAGCCGATCCCTCAGCCAATAGTGGCTGAGCAGAAAAACCAGAATACACCTGCTGTACCTGCGGCCGACAGTGATAGCCCGGCAGTGCTGATGGTGCCGGTAGGTATCTCGAACCGGCATGTCCATTTGTCCCGCGAAGATATGGATACGCTGTTTGGCACCGGTTCATCGTTAACCCGTATGAAAGCGGTAAAACAGCCCGGACAGTTTGCCGCCGAAGAGACGGTCACCCTTAAAGGGCCGAAAAAAGCGCTTCACCATGTGCGCATTCTTGGCCCGCTGCGTAACGAAACGCAAATTGAGATTTCGGTGGCGGATAGCTTTGTGCTGGGGGTGGATGCGCCAATAAAAATGTCCGGCGACCTTGCTGACTCCTGTCCGATTGAGATTATTGGCCCTGAAGGCAGTGTGAGTAAATCAGGCGGCGTGATTGTGGCGTGGCGGCATATTCATATCCCTTGTGATATGGCCGTACAGTATGGCCTTACTGATGGTCAGGAAGTCAGCGTGCAAATTGACGGCGAGCGAGCCGGTATTATGCAGCGGGTAGTGGTGCGGGCGACGGAAACTTCCGCATTAGAGATACACGTTGATGTGGAAGAGGCGAATGCTTACGGACTAAAAAATGATAGTCTGGTTAAAATTGTGAAATAG